A window from Flavobacterium gyeonganense encodes these proteins:
- a CDS encoding RagB/SusD family nutrient uptake outer membrane protein, producing MKKYNKIVLYFGLFFFLAGSITSCTDYLDIKSGATGDPDDSYANFRNFQGFTEELYNCIPSFCNRDDNNFFNNGEEEMWQQNATTQNAWIWNVDLGNFRAWIGPGYGLGGSFLDATHTDQLGAPSGLSTDNNKKTKALWGGSWYGIRKANIGLANLDKMVDATQEEKDLIAGQLYFFRAWFHMQIISYWGGMPYIDQVLPSDQPLRLPRLTYQQTADKIGEDFKKAYDLLPGNWDDIAAGDATKGKNELRINKWMAIAYLGKNYLYAGSPLMNKASGGGEQYNAEYCKKAAEAFGILLNAAENGSCQYRLLPWGTNGTSYEQVYRTNGQGGRMPGSLNTGGVTYLEAIFRGPNYGGTGQSLDKEYLCAGVLQDRSWSQYPTANYVNYFGMNNGMPINSVNKADVDDAVSGYNTHYPWKNRDPRFYLNFGFDTRKMVNSTSTADAKKFTYANLYDGAKVGNYRSERNKGSNTGYLLMKFNPLGFNKYDNAYNNHQIHIPWMRLSDVYLMYSESIAMGHNNIHATATTCSLDAVAAINKVRNRVLLPNGNPLPGVNAAFLTSPEIFMSEVRRERAVELAYEGHRFNDLRRWLLLTKYPYNIKTGISFDRDIPETNDVTPTNVFLDKVNPENNKINNLKEYVVFERLYSDKHYWLPLKQADASIYLEFDQNPGW from the coding sequence ATGAAAAAATATAATAAAATAGTACTGTATTTTGGACTTTTCTTTTTCTTGGCAGGAAGTATCACTTCATGTACAGATTATTTAGATATAAAATCTGGAGCTACGGGAGATCCTGACGATTCATATGCTAATTTTCGTAATTTCCAGGGTTTTACTGAAGAATTGTACAATTGTATTCCAAGTTTTTGTAATAGGGATGACAATAATTTCTTTAACAACGGTGAGGAGGAAATGTGGCAACAAAATGCAACGACTCAAAATGCCTGGATTTGGAATGTTGATTTGGGAAATTTTAGGGCATGGATAGGACCTGGTTATGGCCTTGGAGGCTCTTTTCTTGACGCAACGCATACGGATCAGCTAGGAGCTCCGTCTGGTTTAAGTACGGATAATAATAAAAAAACAAAAGCTTTATGGGGAGGTTCCTGGTATGGGATACGAAAAGCCAATATTGGTCTTGCCAATCTTGATAAAATGGTAGATGCCACCCAGGAAGAAAAAGATCTAATAGCCGGTCAATTGTATTTCTTTAGAGCCTGGTTTCATATGCAAATTATAAGTTATTGGGGAGGTATGCCTTATATTGATCAGGTATTGCCTTCTGATCAGCCTTTACGATTACCGCGCCTTACTTATCAGCAAACTGCAGATAAGATTGGTGAAGATTTTAAAAAAGCGTATGATTTGCTGCCTGGAAACTGGGATGATATAGCGGCAGGAGATGCAACTAAGGGTAAGAATGAACTTAGAATCAATAAATGGATGGCTATTGCTTATTTAGGCAAAAATTATTTATATGCCGGAAGCCCGCTGATGAATAAAGCGTCAGGTGGAGGGGAACAATATAATGCTGAGTATTGTAAAAAAGCGGCAGAGGCTTTTGGAATTTTATTGAATGCTGCAGAAAATGGTTCATGCCAGTACAGACTTCTTCCTTGGGGTACTAACGGTACTTCTTATGAGCAGGTATATCGTACCAATGGTCAGGGAGGAAGAATGCCAGGATCATTAAATACCGGAGGAGTAACTTATTTAGAAGCCATTTTTAGAGGGCCTAATTATGGTGGCACAGGTCAGTCTCTCGACAAAGAATATTTATGTGCAGGGGTTTTACAAGATAGAAGCTGGTCGCAATATCCTACAGCAAATTATGTTAATTATTTTGGTATGAATAATGGGATGCCAATAAATAGTGTAAACAAGGCAGATGTTGATGATGCAGTTTCAGGTTATAATACACATTATCCGTGGAAAAACAGAGACCCTAGATTTTACCTTAATTTTGGTTTTGATACAAGAAAAATGGTGAATTCTACCAGTACAGCTGATGCCAAAAAATTTACCTATGCTAATTTATATGATGGGGCCAAAGTAGGAAACTACAGATCAGAAAGAAATAAAGGCAGCAATACGGGTTATTTATTAATGAAATTTAATCCTCTAGGATTCAATAAGTATGATAATGCCTATAATAATCACCAAATCCATATTCCGTGGATGCGATTATCAGATGTTTATCTAATGTATTCTGAATCAATTGCTATGGGGCATAACAATATCCATGCTACTGCAACAACTTGCAGTCTGGATGCTGTCGCCGCTATAAATAAAGTACGTAACCGTGTATTATTACCTAATGGGAATCCTTTACCAGGTGTAAACGCAGCTTTTTTGACATCTCCTGAAATTTTTATGTCAGAAGTAAGACGCGAGCGTGCCGTAGAACTTGCCTATGAAGGACACCGTTTTAATGATTTACGTCGTTGGCTTCTATTAACTAAGTATCCTTATAATATTAAAACAGGAATTAGTTTTGATCGCGATATTCCGGAAACAAATGATGTAACTCCAACAAATGTTTTCCTTGATAAAGTTAATCCTGAGAATAATAAAATAAATAATTTGAAGGAATATGTAGTTTTTGAACGTCTCTATTCAGATAAGCATTACTGGCTTCCATTAAAGCAGGCAGATGCTAGTATCTATTTAGAATTTGATCAAAATCCTGGCTGGTAA